The following are from one region of the bacterium genome:
- a CDS encoding glycosyltransferase: MTPSSKKPITVGFVLGTLGVGGAEGQVIRLAERLPEYGFRPILVIMEERGPYLETVRDMGMPLHCTHSVMTYRKYDPRFTYHFARTAWRMRQAFNAERVDIIHAFLYWAYIFAALASPFSRNKVLITSRRSRGIFKEGRFGYQAIENLTNHWIDAATVNSLGLYDDALGREKIDRKRMAVIYNGVDIEGFDAVEHANLRTEFPELSDAEPLVGAVGNLKRIKGYPDLLEAVAMARREVPKLKLVVLGFDNENLREELEQQVRSLGLEGAVVFAGGRKQVWPYYFAFDILAHPAHSEGFANVLLEAMAAGRPIVATDVGGNKESVSDGETGYIVPPQKPVKMAAKLVQLAKDPALANRMGKEGRRRVEARFSVDAMVKAHVRMYEALLETGKLPPMQNPPILTAEDGQS, from the coding sequence GTGACGCCGTCGAGCAAGAAGCCCATCACCGTCGGCTTCGTGCTCGGGACGCTTGGGGTCGGCGGCGCGGAAGGCCAGGTGATCCGACTCGCCGAGCGCCTGCCCGAATACGGCTTCCGTCCGATCCTCGTCATCATGGAAGAACGCGGACCGTACCTCGAAACGGTACGCGACATGGGCATGCCGCTGCATTGCACGCACTCCGTGATGACCTATCGCAAGTACGACCCGCGCTTTACGTATCACTTCGCGCGCACCGCCTGGCGCATGCGCCAGGCATTCAATGCCGAACGTGTCGACATCATCCACGCCTTCCTCTACTGGGCATACATCTTCGCCGCGCTGGCATCGCCGTTCTCCCGCAACAAGGTGCTGATCACAAGCCGGCGCAGCCGCGGCATCTTCAAGGAAGGCCGGTTCGGCTACCAAGCCATCGAAAACCTGACGAATCACTGGATCGATGCCGCCACGGTGAATTCGCTTGGCCTGTACGACGACGCACTCGGGCGCGAAAAGATCGATCGCAAACGCATGGCGGTGATTTACAACGGCGTCGACATCGAAGGCTTCGATGCCGTCGAACACGCAAACCTGCGCACGGAATTCCCCGAACTCTCCGACGCTGAACCGCTCGTCGGAGCAGTCGGAAATCTCAAACGCATCAAGGGCTACCCCGACTTGCTCGAAGCCGTCGCGATGGCCCGGCGCGAAGTGCCAAAGCTCAAACTGGTCGTCCTTGGCTTCGATAACGAGAACCTCCGCGAAGAACTCGAACAACAAGTCCGCTCCCTCGGCCTCGAGGGCGCCGTCGTGTTCGCAGGCGGCCGGAAGCAAGTCTGGCCGTACTACTTCGCATTCGACATCCTCGCCCATCCTGCCCATTCGGAAGGTTTCGCAAACGTTCTGCTGGAAGCCATGGCCGCCGGCCGCCCAATCGTCGCCACAGACGTTGGTGGAAACAAAGAATCCGTTTCCGACGGCGAAACCGGCTACATCGTTCCACCGCAGAAGCCCGTGAAGATGGCCGCGAAGCTCGTCCAATTGGCCAAAGACCCCGCTCTCGCAAACCGCATGGGAAAAGAGGGACGCAGACGCGTTGAGGCCCGTTTCTCCGTCGACGCCATGGTGAAGGCGCACGTGCGAATGTACGAAGCGCTTCTCGAAACCGGCAAGCTCCCCCCCATGCAGAACCCGCCCATCCTGACTGCAGAGGATGGCCAGTCGTGA
- a CDS encoding RNA polymerase sigma factor, with protein MKATDKELMARVVDGDGAAFEELMLRHQKPLVRWIWSMLGDAEEAQDVAQDAFLQAYSNAEKFNPRYNFKTWLYTIARNRAISIMRRRKHQVAEIGTAARGEERTAPEADDSWASLAVDENPDPREVLSSKEEAEWLLRAMDRLDEGHREVLRLKYFAGMKSREIAEVMELEVGTVWSRVHHGLKKLRALAEEVGNGIE; from the coding sequence TTGAAAGCGACCGACAAGGAACTGATGGCCCGGGTCGTCGATGGCGACGGGGCCGCCTTCGAGGAGCTGATGCTGAGGCACCAGAAGCCGTTGGTGCGTTGGATCTGGTCCATGCTCGGCGATGCCGAAGAAGCCCAGGATGTGGCGCAAGACGCTTTCCTGCAAGCTTACAGCAATGCCGAGAAGTTCAATCCGCGCTACAACTTCAAAACCTGGTTGTATACGATCGCCAGGAACCGTGCCATCAGCATCATGCGCCGCCGCAAGCATCAGGTCGCTGAGATCGGGACCGCCGCTCGAGGAGAAGAACGAACCGCCCCGGAAGCGGACGACAGTTGGGCCTCCCTGGCCGTCGATGAGAATCCGGATCCGCGCGAGGTTCTGTCCTCGAAGGAAGAAGCCGAATGGCTGCTCCGGGCAATGGATCGCCTGGATGAAGGACACCGGGAAGTGCTGCGGTTGAAGTACTTCGCCGGAATGAAGAGCCGGGAAATCGCCGAAGTGATGGAACTTGAGGTAGGCACTGTGTGGTCTCGGGTCCATCATGGATTGAAGAAGCTTCGAGCGCTGGCAGAGGAAGTTGGCAATGGAATCGAATGA
- the mtnA gene encoding S-methyl-5-thioribose-1-phosphate isomerase, whose protein sequence is MKTAKTIEWTGRAARIIDQTLLPQKVKYLTIRTEQEMWEAIKVLRIRGAPAIGVAAAYGLYLGVARRKPKTLKELRRATASVAKYLASSRPTAVNLFWALKECTDAVDALPDTASARDGLDLLLAKALEIHQDDADRCAALARHGAPLLKGLKGVLTHCNAGALATAGVGTALGVIIEAAKTNNFTVYADETRPLLQGARLTAWELKNAGVDYRLITDSMAASAMKAGRVQAVVTGADRIAANGDSANKIGTMPLAICANYFKVPFYIVAPLSTVDYSIKSGEEIPIEERKDDEITNWGSVRTAPAGTMTFNPAFDVVPARLISAIVTEKGVIRRPFKKGLKEAAGN, encoded by the coding sequence ATGAAAACAGCAAAGACCATCGAATGGACCGGGCGCGCCGCCCGGATTATCGACCAGACCCTCCTCCCCCAGAAGGTCAAATACCTCACCATCCGCACCGAGCAGGAAATGTGGGAGGCCATCAAGGTCCTTCGAATCCGCGGCGCACCGGCCATTGGCGTGGCCGCCGCCTACGGGCTCTACCTCGGTGTGGCACGGCGTAAGCCAAAGACCCTCAAAGAACTGCGTCGCGCCACTGCCAGCGTCGCGAAGTACCTCGCCTCTTCCCGCCCGACCGCTGTGAACCTGTTCTGGGCTCTTAAGGAGTGCACCGACGCCGTCGATGCGCTGCCGGACACCGCCTCCGCCCGGGATGGGCTCGACCTCCTGCTGGCCAAGGCCCTGGAGATCCATCAGGACGACGCCGATCGCTGCGCAGCCCTCGCCCGCCACGGCGCGCCCCTACTTAAGGGCCTCAAGGGCGTTCTCACCCACTGCAACGCCGGAGCCCTAGCGACCGCCGGTGTCGGAACCGCCCTTGGCGTCATCATCGAGGCCGCCAAAACGAACAACTTTACGGTCTATGCCGACGAAACCCGCCCCCTGCTCCAGGGCGCTCGCCTGACCGCCTGGGAACTCAAGAACGCCGGCGTTGACTATCGCCTGATTACGGACTCCATGGCCGCCAGCGCCATGAAGGCCGGCCGCGTCCAGGCCGTCGTCACCGGCGCCGACCGAATCGCCGCCAACGGGGATTCCGCCAACAAGATTGGCACCATGCCGCTCGCGATTTGCGCGAATTACTTCAAGGTTCCCTTCTACATCGTCGCCCCGCTCTCGACCGTGGATTACTCAATCAAATCCGGCGAGGAAATCCCCATCGAGGAGCGCAAGGACGATGAAATCACCAATTGGGGCAGTGTCCGGACCGCTCCCGCCGGCACGATGACGTTCAACCCCGCTTTTGACGTTGTGCCAGCCCGATTGATTTCGGCTATAGTGACCGAGAAAGGCGTAATTCGTCGCCCGTTCAAAAAGGGCCTGAAGGAGGCTGCCGGAAACTGA
- a CDS encoding FHA domain-containing protein, producing the protein MPEIIVKLGDQVVQRYQMDKDVASIGRARDNDIVVENLSVSRNHARIRQQDGKYILTDLNSANGSFVNGVKITKTELVDEDIISIGKHKLHFINKPVKEVAEEEAPPAPALGSPDEITSSSPRGVLTVTRGKQLNQEFNLTKVETSIGRANENEIRLHDWFVSKKHAVIVREGTRYKIKDLGSWRGTTVNSNQVREAELKDGDELLFGTTLLRFNIMAGTPRDIPGFEPEPVSAPSEPEPPEQWEDEPSGVVVEAGEQEPERITLDDGGPDTVEEVEKVHETPPPPGAPVEDDSVSLGVEDDEFAPMTDEELEDLERQVDEELGQQDEDMIARAEFEQIEAERMLEEGGGMESRRKALFEEEDQQEAEAEELLGDREPSKIEPAEEAEEEPDSLAVDIGDEEEAAEEAPAEEPAATESADESFEDEEERPAPVLTGETIEVKGKEYPVPEGVEPDVVRRWARGLHNRSKVIRREASRKLKDLTGIDYEWESQPE; encoded by the coding sequence ATGCCGGAAATCATTGTCAAACTGGGCGATCAGGTTGTCCAACGTTACCAGATGGACAAGGATGTGGCCTCCATTGGACGGGCACGAGACAATGACATTGTCGTCGAAAACCTCTCTGTCTCACGTAACCACGCGCGTATCCGTCAGCAGGATGGAAAGTACATCCTGACGGATCTCAACTCCGCCAACGGCAGCTTCGTCAACGGCGTCAAGATCACCAAGACGGAGCTGGTCGACGAAGACATCATCTCCATCGGCAAGCACAAGCTCCACTTCATCAACAAGCCGGTCAAGGAAGTCGCCGAAGAAGAAGCGCCCCCGGCGCCCGCACTCGGCTCTCCCGACGAGATCACATCCAGCTCGCCCCGCGGCGTGCTCACCGTGACCCGCGGCAAGCAGCTCAACCAGGAATTCAACCTCACAAAAGTCGAAACCAGCATCGGTCGCGCGAATGAAAACGAGATTCGCCTGCACGACTGGTTCGTCTCGAAGAAGCACGCCGTCATCGTGCGCGAAGGCACCCGCTACAAGATCAAGGATCTGGGCTCCTGGCGCGGCACAACGGTAAACAGCAACCAGGTCCGCGAAGCCGAGCTGAAGGACGGCGACGAGCTTCTGTTCGGCACGACTCTGCTGCGCTTCAACATCATGGCGGGCACCCCGCGCGACATTCCGGGCTTCGAACCCGAACCCGTCTCCGCGCCGTCCGAGCCCGAACCTCCCGAGCAGTGGGAAGACGAGCCGTCCGGCGTCGTTGTGGAAGCTGGAGAGCAAGAGCCCGAGCGCATCACGCTCGACGATGGTGGCCCGGATACGGTCGAGGAAGTCGAGAAGGTTCATGAGACGCCGCCTCCGCCAGGCGCGCCGGTCGAAGACGATTCCGTCAGCCTCGGTGTCGAAGACGATGAGTTCGCCCCGATGACCGACGAGGAACTCGAAGACCTCGAGCGCCAGGTCGACGAAGAACTCGGCCAGCAGGACGAAGACATGATCGCCCGCGCCGAATTCGAGCAAATCGAAGCCGAACGCATGCTCGAAGAAGGCGGCGGCATGGAGTCGCGCCGCAAGGCGCTGTTCGAGGAAGAGGATCAGCAGGAAGCCGAAGCAGAAGAGCTGCTGGGCGACCGCGAACCCTCAAAGATCGAACCCGCAGAAGAAGCCGAAGAAGAACCCGATTCGCTGGCCGTTGATATCGGCGATGAAGAAGAGGCGGCGGAAGAAGCTCCCGCAGAGGAACCTGCCGCAACTGAATCGGCAGATGAGTCCTTTGAAGACGAAGAAGAACGTCCTGCTCCTGTCCTGACGGGAGAGACGATCGAAGTGAAGGGGAAAGAGTATCCCGTGCCCGAAGGAGTGGAGCCGGACGTTGTGCGGCGCTGGGCGCGCGGCCTGCATAACCGGAGCAAGGTGATCCGTAGGGAAGCCTCCCGGAAATTGAAAGACTTGACCGGAATCGACTATGAATGGGAATCCCAACCCGAGTAG
- a CDS encoding glycosyltransferase, whose translation MTKPLRIAFLIGSMREGGAEGYLVGLMRGLRTRGHDVRLMLLHYEGVRLQGLLDEGFEVFPINLPKLRPVLSPSSKAEAWRALKRTRDYLKQFNPHIFHAWLFEAEAWGGLAKRMGAPGAFVTSRQNLGHYKDAAPWKQRVQNWYNKRTELVIANSQAVARDVMKREKNLDSNRVAIVYGGVDVDRFDRALPANLKTEFPPLEQADCVFVSVANYFRYKGYLDLIEAWHSIAKDHPGAHLLCVGRDDEIGEEMSQRVADLKLFGHVHIIGPRADIPNVLKAADALVLASHEEGFSGVLLEGMAAGLPIVATDVGGNAEAVENERTGLIVPPRNPQALAGAIARLAKSAELREQFGKAGYARVREKFTHEPFVTEHEALYRRVAGRSAGRRG comes from the coding sequence GTGACCAAACCGTTGCGCATCGCATTCCTGATCGGCTCGATGCGCGAAGGCGGCGCAGAGGGCTATCTCGTCGGACTGATGCGAGGCCTGCGCACCCGCGGCCACGATGTGCGGCTGATGCTGTTGCACTATGAGGGCGTTCGCCTCCAAGGACTGCTCGACGAGGGCTTCGAGGTCTTCCCTATAAACCTCCCGAAGCTCCGCCCCGTGCTCTCGCCGTCGTCGAAGGCCGAAGCATGGCGCGCGCTGAAGCGCACCCGCGACTACCTGAAGCAGTTCAACCCCCACATCTTCCACGCGTGGCTCTTCGAAGCCGAAGCGTGGGGAGGCCTCGCCAAACGCATGGGGGCGCCCGGCGCGTTCGTGACAAGCCGCCAGAATCTTGGCCATTACAAAGACGCCGCGCCGTGGAAGCAACGTGTCCAGAACTGGTACAACAAGCGCACGGAACTCGTCATTGCAAACAGCCAGGCGGTGGCGCGCGACGTCATGAAGCGGGAGAAGAATCTCGATTCCAACCGTGTCGCGATCGTCTACGGCGGCGTGGACGTGGACCGCTTTGATCGCGCACTGCCGGCAAACTTGAAGACGGAGTTTCCACCTCTTGAGCAGGCCGATTGTGTCTTCGTATCCGTCGCGAATTACTTTCGATATAAAGGCTATTTGGATCTGATCGAAGCGTGGCATTCCATCGCGAAAGACCATCCCGGCGCACACCTTCTTTGCGTTGGACGCGACGATGAGATCGGCGAAGAAATGAGCCAACGCGTCGCCGACCTGAAACTCTTCGGCCATGTCCACATCATCGGACCGCGCGCGGACATTCCGAATGTGCTCAAGGCCGCCGATGCGCTCGTCCTCGCGTCGCACGAAGAAGGTTTCTCAGGCGTATTGCTCGAAGGAATGGCCGCGGGCCTGCCCATCGTGGCAACTGACGTCGGCGGCAACGCCGAGGCCGTAGAAAACGAGCGCACCGGTTTGATCGTCCCGCCGCGCAATCCGCAGGCCCTCGCCGGCGCCATCGCACGACTGGCAAAGAGCGCAGAACTTCGTGAGCAATTCGGGAAAGCAGGCTATGCGCGCGTGCGGGAGAAATTCACGCACGAGCCCTTCGTCACAGAGCACGAGGCTCTATATCGTCGCGTGGCGGGGCGCTCTGCAGGCCGGCGCGGATAA
- the ribD gene encoding bifunctional diaminohydroxyphosphoribosylaminopyrimidine deaminase/5-amino-6-(5-phosphoribosylamino)uracil reductase RibD — protein MAEHEYSEYMRRAIELARRSFGRTRPNPNVGALIIKNGEIVGEGWHHQAGQAHAEVEALRSCSVDPRGATMVVTLEPCNHTGRTGPCSEAVLRAGISRLVIAQLDPNVVSGGGIERLRAAGVEVITGVEEGLSMQMNPAFNTFHMLGRPFVTMKWAVSADGCTSCESGHSFWITGESARRHVHEMRALHDATLVGVETALRDKARLSIRGIEIPPGPPRRRMVLDSRLQVPVDHPLVTETQGIATVVCSEDAPADREEALANAGAEVWRLESDNNGHVSLPALMARFREEGVQSVFVEGGRHVAGAFVANGFVDRVAAFMAPVLIGAAQSPLNALVMPQAPDSMEQAIRLHHVRTEAFGDDVLLEGWVTRHLFPEEQP, from the coding sequence ATGGCAGAACACGAATACTCTGAATACATGCGGCGCGCCATTGAGTTGGCGCGCCGTTCCTTCGGGCGCACCCGACCGAATCCAAACGTCGGTGCGCTGATCATCAAGAATGGTGAGATCGTCGGCGAAGGCTGGCACCACCAGGCCGGTCAGGCCCACGCCGAAGTCGAAGCCCTCCGTTCCTGCAGCGTCGATCCGCGCGGCGCCACCATGGTCGTTACGCTCGAACCCTGCAATCACACCGGACGCACAGGTCCCTGCAGCGAAGCCGTCCTGCGCGCGGGTATCTCGCGTCTCGTCATCGCGCAGCTCGATCCCAACGTCGTGTCCGGCGGCGGGATCGAACGTCTCCGCGCGGCGGGAGTCGAAGTCATCACCGGCGTCGAAGAAGGTCTCTCGATGCAGATGAACCCGGCCTTCAACACGTTCCACATGCTTGGCCGTCCGTTCGTGACCATGAAGTGGGCTGTCAGCGCGGACGGTTGCACCTCCTGCGAATCCGGACACTCCTTTTGGATCACAGGCGAATCCGCCCGACGCCACGTGCACGAGATGCGTGCGCTGCATGACGCGACGCTCGTCGGGGTGGAAACTGCGCTGCGCGACAAGGCGCGTCTCTCAATTCGCGGCATCGAGATTCCACCCGGCCCCCCGCGACGCCGCATGGTGCTCGACAGCCGCCTCCAAGTGCCGGTCGATCATCCGCTCGTTACCGAAACACAGGGCATCGCAACCGTCGTGTGTTCAGAGGACGCCCCCGCGGATCGCGAAGAAGCACTCGCGAATGCCGGCGCCGAAGTCTGGCGTCTCGAAAGCGACAACAATGGCCACGTTTCCTTGCCTGCCTTGATGGCGCGGTTCCGCGAAGAGGGCGTGCAGTCCGTCTTTGTCGAAGGAGGCCGTCACGTTGCGGGTGCATTCGTGGCAAACGGTTTCGTCGATCGTGTCGCCGCCTTCATGGCGCCCGTTCTGATCGGCGCTGCGCAGAGCCCACTCAACGCGCTTGTCATGCCGCAGGCGCCGGACTCGATGGAACAGGCCATTCGCCTGCACCACGTTCGCACCGAAGCGTTCGGCGACGACGTGCTTCTCGAAGGCTGGGTCACCCGTCACCTGTTCCCGGAGGAACAGCCGTGA
- a CDS encoding metallophosphatase family protein, translated as MNGNPNPSSSVLNRPARRIAIFSDIHGNYHALEAVLAAIEEEEADLLVCCGDIVGYGARPNECVDRIRAINAPVIAGNHDHACLLLTDISNFNEIAKAAVIWTKQVLTESNVSFLRQMPLTIKDEKNKICYVHASPKDPGEWNYILTMGEARTNFNYFTEQICFIGHSHQPFIIENENGNLACPSKPEIEIRDNRRYLINVGSVGQPRDHNPDACYVIYDVENRRLEIKRLEYDIEGAQRAILEAGLPRELAERLAHGM; from the coding sequence ATGAATGGGAATCCCAACCCGAGTAGCAGCGTCCTGAATCGCCCCGCACGGCGAATCGCGATCTTCTCGGATATCCACGGGAATTATCACGCCCTGGAAGCGGTCCTGGCCGCGATTGAAGAGGAAGAGGCGGACCTCCTCGTTTGCTGCGGAGACATCGTGGGCTACGGCGCGCGTCCGAACGAATGCGTCGATCGGATACGTGCGATCAATGCACCCGTCATTGCCGGCAACCACGATCACGCGTGTCTGCTGCTGACGGACATTTCCAATTTCAACGAAATCGCAAAAGCCGCCGTCATCTGGACGAAGCAGGTTCTGACCGAATCGAACGTCTCGTTCCTGCGCCAGATGCCGCTGACCATCAAGGACGAGAAGAACAAGATCTGCTACGTCCACGCGTCGCCGAAAGATCCCGGCGAGTGGAACTACATCCTGACGATGGGCGAAGCGCGCACGAACTTCAATTATTTCACGGAGCAGATCTGTTTCATCGGTCACAGCCACCAGCCCTTCATCATCGAAAATGAAAACGGCAACCTGGCCTGTCCCTCCAAGCCCGAGATCGAGATTCGCGACAACCGCCGCTATCTGATCAACGTCGGCTCCGTCGGACAGCCCCGTGACCACAACCCGGACGCCTGCTACGTCATCTACGATGTCGAGAACCGTCGCCTGGAAATCAAGCGGCTGGAGTACGACATCGAGGGCGCACAGCGCGCGATCCTCGAAGCGGGACTGCCCAGGGAACTCGCCGAGCGACTGGCGCACGGAATGTAA
- a CDS encoding O-antigen ligase family protein — translation MTRSRARSPRVEQPAPVYYHYPAVCLFFLFILLSISHLYPQAAYPLHGVAIGAGLVLVFAATGFHHAARRWRGQGRPLLIAAAVASIAWVGWWALRQLDSPLPAQARIQLAQMFQGTLVFLTAMSAIVTWPRRDFRPIGEEHHTLPPHQLAAMWLGGLTAFLALFAIYQVIGPPSLPFTYRAQEQTVAANPQAFDPASYEGILHALRERRAASRLGSPNVFAGLIAIAMPLIVALAFGPGKARARWFWRAAGLWTLWALVLSGSRGGVLGTFAGLVLMGALVLLRRGSKAPLAAVGLLASGWLLTAAAGPAPLSGSRWFGITTVQQRVSYWTSGVQIWSENWLLGAGPGSFAAYYPQHRLPGANETAFAHNWIVQWGTEVGILGLAVLLVWLVAVLALGIRWWRAAGRESLLPAAFVAAGGAALAHGLIEFTLSTREIYLDTALVLGVLVGMGARLPLLSAKSGRRALQLAFVGIVVVAGAASWWMCELRPAGADFYRTIAEERAEDPDDRVAAYTEALGWQPDDPRLYESRAFARRAAGDPRAIDDLRRALKLAPFSARLHQSLALFEVAAGNLDEAIRLQREAVRLHPLDATHRLVLAEFLWQAGEKDEARELVASTSDLNKSKLEDAHRERLVREYGVR, via the coding sequence ATGACCCGCAGTAGGGCGCGATCCCCACGAGTCGAGCAGCCAGCCCCCGTCTATTACCACTATCCGGCTGTTTGTCTGTTCTTTCTGTTCATTCTTCTGTCGATTTCCCACCTGTACCCCCAGGCCGCCTATCCGCTCCACGGTGTAGCGATCGGGGCGGGGCTGGTGTTGGTGTTTGCGGCGACCGGTTTTCACCATGCGGCGCGGCGCTGGCGCGGCCAGGGCCGTCCGCTGTTGATTGCGGCGGCGGTTGCGAGCATTGCCTGGGTGGGATGGTGGGCGTTGCGTCAGTTGGATTCGCCGTTGCCAGCGCAGGCGCGGATTCAGTTGGCCCAGATGTTCCAAGGGACGTTGGTTTTCCTGACCGCGATGAGCGCCATTGTCACCTGGCCGCGGCGAGACTTTCGGCCGATCGGCGAGGAACACCATACGCTGCCGCCGCATCAGTTGGCGGCGATGTGGCTGGGTGGGTTGACGGCGTTCCTGGCACTGTTTGCGATCTACCAGGTGATCGGACCGCCGTCGCTGCCGTTCACGTACCGGGCTCAGGAGCAAACCGTTGCGGCGAATCCGCAGGCATTCGATCCGGCATCCTACGAGGGCATTCTGCATGCACTGCGCGAGCGTCGCGCGGCCAGCCGATTGGGATCGCCGAATGTCTTCGCGGGCCTGATTGCGATCGCGATGCCGCTGATCGTTGCGCTGGCTTTTGGGCCGGGCAAGGCGCGGGCGCGGTGGTTCTGGCGAGCGGCGGGGTTGTGGACGCTTTGGGCGCTGGTCCTGAGCGGCAGCCGCGGGGGAGTGCTGGGAACGTTCGCGGGACTTGTTCTGATGGGAGCGCTGGTCTTGTTGCGTCGTGGGTCGAAAGCGCCGCTCGCGGCTGTCGGGTTGCTCGCATCGGGTTGGCTTCTGACCGCGGCGGCGGGGCCGGCACCGTTGTCGGGTAGTCGCTGGTTCGGGATCACGACGGTGCAGCAGCGCGTTTCGTACTGGACGAGCGGTGTTCAGATTTGGTCGGAGAACTGGTTGCTGGGTGCGGGGCCGGGGAGCTTTGCGGCCTACTACCCGCAGCATCGTCTGCCTGGGGCCAACGAGACGGCCTTTGCACACAACTGGATCGTCCAGTGGGGGACCGAGGTTGGGATCTTGGGACTCGCGGTTCTCCTGGTCTGGTTGGTTGCCGTGCTGGCGCTCGGGATTCGCTGGTGGAGGGCGGCCGGGCGGGAGAGTTTGCTGCCGGCAGCGTTCGTGGCGGCCGGCGGAGCGGCGCTCGCGCATGGCTTGATCGAGTTCACACTTTCGACGCGCGAGATTTACTTGGATACGGCGTTGGTCCTGGGGGTTCTGGTGGGGATGGGGGCGCGGCTTCCGCTGCTTTCGGCAAAGTCTGGGCGGCGGGCGCTGCAGTTGGCGTTCGTGGGGATCGTTGTCGTGGCCGGGGCGGCATCGTGGTGGATGTGCGAGTTGCGTCCCGCAGGGGCGGATTTCTATCGCACGATTGCGGAGGAGCGAGCCGAGGATCCGGACGATCGTGTGGCGGCTTATACGGAGGCGCTGGGTTGGCAGCCGGACGATCCGCGGCTCTACGAGTCGCGTGCGTTCGCGCGCCGCGCGGCCGGGGACCCGCGGGCGATCGACGATCTGCGGCGGGCGCTGAAGCTGGCGCCGTTCTCCGCGCGGCTGCACCAGTCACTGGCGTTGTTTGAGGTTGCCGCTGGAAATCTCGACGAGGCGATTCGTCTGCAGCGCGAGGCCGTGCGGCTGCATCCGTTGGACGCGACGCATCGCCTTGTGCTGGCGGAGTTTCTGTGGCAGGCGGGCGAGAAGGATGAGGCCCGCGAACTCGTCGCGAGCACTTCGGATTTGAACAAGAGCAAACTGGAAGACGCTCACCGCGAGCGCCTGGTGAGGGAGTACGGGGTGCGGTAA
- a CDS encoding NYN domain-containing protein — protein sequence MPPPSQVPARVSFYIDGFNLYFGMKAKGFRKHYWLDLALLCNRLLRRGQNVASVKYFTARISPTPSNPKKHLRQSEYLDALAAHGGVQIIYGVYLAKTIKCKNCGTVFPKNEEKQTDVNIAVALLEDAAANLFDTEILITPDSDLAPAIESVRRTHPQKRVIVAFPPGRHSNKLKSISSGLLHVKERHLKSSQLPDPVLTPSGYAINKPTHWS from the coding sequence ATGCCCCCGCCGAGTCAAGTGCCCGCTCGTGTTTCCTTCTATATCGATGGCTTCAATCTGTACTTCGGGATGAAGGCCAAGGGCTTTCGGAAGCACTATTGGCTCGATCTGGCCCTCCTCTGCAACCGTTTGCTGCGTCGCGGGCAGAACGTGGCCAGTGTCAAGTACTTCACGGCTCGTATCTCTCCAACCCCGTCGAACCCAAAGAAACACCTTCGACAGAGCGAATATCTCGATGCCTTGGCGGCCCATGGAGGCGTGCAAATCATCTACGGTGTCTATCTTGCAAAGACGATCAAGTGCAAGAACTGTGGCACCGTGTTTCCCAAGAATGAAGAGAAGCAGACCGATGTGAACATTGCTGTCGCACTGCTGGAAGATGCGGCGGCGAATTTGTTCGATACGGAGATCTTGATCACGCCCGACAGCGATCTTGCGCCGGCGATCGAGTCCGTCCGTCGAACTCATCCGCAGAAGCGCGTAATCGTCGCCTTTCCGCCAGGCAGGCACTCGAACAAACTCAAGTCCATCTCATCCGGATTACTGCACGTCAAAGAACGACACCTGAAATCAAGCCAGCTCCCAGACCCAGTTCTGACGCCGAGCGGCTATGCAATCAACAAGCCGACCCATTGGAGCTAA